Below is a window of Planococcus rifietoensis DNA.
TTATCGTTTCATTCAATGCCTGGCCGATCGATACGTGCTGCAGTTCCCCGTCTACTTCAATCGGAACTCTCAATTTAGTCAAAACCAATTCGTGCTGCTGTTCCCAGCCCGACAAGCCATTGACGGACAGTGCGCTAATCATCCGCTCCAGTTCAGCCGGCAAACGGTCTTTGACCATCCGTCTTCTTTCATTCAAATAAAACGACGAAGCTTCAACGCGGCCGGAAGCAGTGAACGTTTGCCACTCTGCCTCGGTAAATTCAGCAAATACTTGGTCCAACTCGATCTGCAAGGAAGCGAGTTTTGCTTTTAGCACGGCGCTTTCATCCATCAAAGCGATCGCCGCCTGATCCGCCACATTTTCTGCGTATGCACAGATGGCGAAATCATCGAGCTGCTCCCAGGCTAGCAGAGCATACTGAAATTGATCGATGATTTCCAACAAGGCATCGTTATCGCGCACGTCCATCTCACGGTAGTTTTGCAATTGCCCAGCTGCCTGCTCGAGCGTATTTTGCAAGTCTTTCATGAACGCTTTCAGTTCTTCTGATCGGCTCGTTCCGGCATATAAAGAAGTTAGGTTCCACGTTTGTGCAGTTGTCTGTTCCACGAATAATCCCCTTTTTATCTGCGGCAGCATCCTACTGCCTTATTTGCGCATCTTTATACTCATTCTTCTTTTTCCTGAAAATCCCTTTTGTAAATGAATATAAGACAAACAAAACTATTGCGGCTCATTGCCTGGACGTGTGGCTTCGCTTTCCACTTCTATCATCCAGGACAAAATCGTGGTGCTGTCCCGGACATTTTTTTCTTTGACTTCTTCCAATAAAGTCGTCACGCCTTCAGCGTTTGACACCGCATCAAAGCGTTTTGCCACTTTCAGCGGATCCGAAAAATCGGTATTCGGGCATTCCACAAGCCCATCGGTCGTCAGCAGGATGTGATTTATGCCTTTTCTTAATTCTTTGGCGCCTGTGCTAAAGCAAGGCACCGGCAAATCGAAGGTATTCACTTTGCCGATCCATTCATAGAAACTGCGATGATTTTGCTGCATCTCCCCAAGCGCTTTGAGTTCAGGATGAAACAAGTACAATAGGCAGTCGCCGACAGAGAACCACCAAAGAAACTTGCCTTTTCTTGCGGTACATAAGACGGCCGTCTCGCCTTGCACTTCGCTGCACGCTGCTTTAAAGCGTTCGCTGTCAAAGCTTGCCAACAAAATTTCCGATAGCTGACTGAATGCTTGTTTTACCGGCAGCTTTAAAGCTTCATTGATCGAAGGTTCCAAACCGCCAATTTCCGCAACGACGAGCTCCGCGCTTTCGGCTGTTTGATGGGCGTCGAGCAAGACAGTGAATTCCCAGTCTTCCTCTGCGTTCGCCCAAATCATACAGCCATCTTCGTTTTTCGTTTGCCCGGCCGCTGAATTGCCGCCAAACCGCCCTAGCGTCACAGGACCGATTTGCTGAATGTCCAGCTGGTCGACAAAAGACTGCTCGCTTCCGATCCAGCTGAACGACATTTGCTCTTTGCTATTTTTCATATGTATTTGCCTCCTGTTACTTATTGAAACGACTCATATTATTTGTCCAGTATACGTGAAGCTCCCCTTTGTCTGCATAAAAAAAGAAGAGTCTGCTTGTGCAGACCCTTCGTTTAACATGACGCGCTATTCTTTTCTCCGGTACAGATACATGGTCAGCGGCGCAAAAATCACCACGAAAATCGCGGATACGACCACCACCCAGCCGATTTGTTCCCACGTGCCGTTGCCATGCATCAAGCCGCGCACCGCTGTGGCGAGTATGGAAATCGGATTGATGTTGACAAATCCTTGCAGCCAGGACGGCAAAGTCGACGGGTCGACGAAGACGTTGCTGACAAAAGTGAGCGGGAACACCACCAAAAAGCTGACCATCATTAAGGATTTTTCGGAACGCATGATGATGCCGGCAGCCGTCCAGATCCACGAAAAGCTGAACGAGAACAATAAGATGACCAATACTGCACCCAATACGCCCATGGCACCGCCTTCCGGGCGAAATCCGAGTGCTAGCCCGAGGCCGATCATAATTGCCGAAGCCAGCGAGTAGCGGATGACGTCGACGAGCAATGCCCCGACTAAAGCAGAGGGCAGCCAGATCGGCAAGGTACGGAAACGGTCAAAAATACCTTTTCGGATATCATTGTTCAAGTCGATGCCGGTGTACATCGTAATCTGCGATACCGTCATAACCAAAATGCCAGGCAACAGAAACTGCAGGTATTCGCCTGTCGAACCAGCGATCGCCCCGCCGAACAAATAGGTAAACATCAATAGAAAAATTATCGGAAATACTGTCACATCAAACATTTGCTCTGGGACATGCTTGATTCGCAGCAATGCGCGGTGAGCAAACGCCATCGTCGAGGCCAAGGCATTCGGCGGATCCGGCCGTCTGCCCCCCGCGATGGCGTTCGACGGATGCACTTCCTCGTACGCTGTTTTGTCGTGTTCGATCTGCACGCTCATGAGTTCTCCTCCTCAGTCGGTTGATCGCTGGCGGATTGTCCGGTCAATGTCAAAAACACTTCATCCAAGCTCGGCCGCCCGAGCGAAAAATCGCTGATGCCGATTTTTTCTTTGCCCAGTTCGCCGAGTGCTTCTGCAACGATGGAAGAGTCTTTCGCCTGTGCACTCAACGTCACGCCGTCTGTCGATACGTGAACCGGGACACTGAGCTTCTGTTCAAGAATGGCCGCTGCTTGCGCCTGATCGGCTGCATCGAGCAATTGCACATTCAATGTGCCGGTCCCGACAGAGGCTTTCAATTCACTGCTTGTGCCTTCTGCGATGATTTTGCCTTGATTGATGACCGCAATACGGTCTGCCAGCTGGTCCGCTTCCTCCAAGTTCTGTGTGGTCAACAGCACGGTCGTTCCTGCCTGAACGAGTGCGCGCACAATCTCCCATACTTGGTTGCGACTGCGCGGGTCAAGGCCGGTCGTTGGCTCATCGAGAAACAATAAGTCCGGCGTCACGACAATGCTTGCGGCGATGTCGATGCGCCGTCTCATGCCGCCTGAATACTTTTTCACTTGCCGTTTCGCTGCCTGTTCCAATCCGAATGCCGACAGCAATTCCGCTGCACGCTGCTTCGCTTCCTTGGTCGTGTAGCCCATGAGCCTAGAGATCAGCACCAAGTTCTCAATCCCGGTCAGGTCTTCGTCGATCGATGCATACTGGCCCGTTAAACTGATGCGGCTTTTGATGGCGGCGCTTTCGGTCTTCAAATCATGCCCGAAAATGGTCGCGCTGCCGCTGTCCGGCTGGATCAACGTGGCGAGCATGCGGATCGTCGTCGTTTTTCCTGCCCCGTTCGGCCCTAAAAATCCGTACACTGTGCCTCTTGGAATCGCTAAATCCACGCCGTCTACTGCCCGTTCTTTCCCGTATACTTTCACCAGTCCCGCTGCTTCTACAGCCAATCCGTTCGCTTGCCGCTCCACATTTCTTGTTTCCATGCTCCTCACCTTTTTCTTTGCAGGATACATTCACGTGATTATGGCTTTCATTATAAACCCATTGGCGGAATATTCACTCTTTTTATCTCATTATAGAACAAACGTTCCTATTAATCCACTATTATTTTTCCCATAAAGAAAAACTCCTGCATCTTGGCAGGAGTTTAAAAATTCCATTATTAAATCGACCATTTCACTAGCATCCCGGCATGGGTCAAGCCGCCGCCGAATCCGTACAGCAGCAATTGATCGCCTGCTTTGATGCGGCCGTCTTTCACGCCTTCAGCAAGCGATAGCGGAATTGAACCGGCAGAAGTGTTGCCGTAATACTCAAGTGAATACACCGTCTTGTCGAGCGATAGCCCGCTTCTCGTGCAAATCGATTCGATGATTCGCAAATTGGCGCTGTGAGGCACGAACCAATCTACGTCGGATGGTGCTACGCCTGCTTTTTCCATCAAGGCGTTGACGCCTTTTGGCACTGTATTGACCGCCCATTTGTATACTTCGCGGCCATTTTGCCAAACGACATTGCGGGCAGCCAAATCTTCTCCGAACATTTCGCCCGCCAGGTCTGTACAGTACAGGTTGTTCGCTAATGCGCCGTTGGTTCCCATATGCGACTCGACAAAGCTTGGATTGTCAGCGTCGTGCTCGACCAGCACTGCCCCGCCGCCATCCCCGAACAAGATGCACGTCGAACGGTCGCCGTAATCGAGGATCTTCGAGAAAGTCTCTGCCCCGATCACCAGGATTTTCTTATGCAATCCGGAAGTGATCAAGCCGTTTGCCATCTGCAAGCCGTAGGAAAAGCCTGCGCAAGCCGCGTTCAAATCGATTGCGCCGGCGTTCGGTATGTTCAGTTTGGCTTGAACCATCGCGGCTACGCTCGGCGTTTTGAAGTCAGGCGTCATCGTGCAAGCAATGATCAAATCGACATCGTCGAACGATTTTCCATAGCGCTCCGCCAAATCCTGTACTGCACTCACACTTATATCACTCGTAAATTCGTGTTCTCCCGCAATGCGGCGCTCTCTGATGCCGGTGCGCTGGAGAATCCACTCGTCATTTGTTTCAACCAATTGTTCCAGGTCTAAATTCGTCAGCCTCTTTTCGGGTACATACGATCCGATGGCTGTGATTCGTGCTGCTGATCTGCTCATTCATACACCCCTTTAGCTTACTCACCTCATTTTAGCACCTAACATTAGTATTAGGTACCAATAATTTAAATGAATGCACAAATACTTTTACTTGTATAGTATTTATATCTTTATTCCAATCCATAAGACTCACAAGAAATAGGTAAAAAGAACACCTCAATTGGCAGGTAACCCCCCTGTCATGACAGCCTTTTTAGCGTGACATTACCGACCATTATAAACATGTAAGTAACATACTAGTTTCGAGAGGTTTTAAATAATATTAAATCGTGAATAGTAAATAGCAGAAAGGAGAAAACTGGCAAAAGGAATTTACTGTAAGATTAAAAAATAGACTTGGAGATGAACTATGAAAACTCGCAGAAATTTTAAATCGTATCTCGCCCCTGAAACGGACGATGCAGGCCGCAACATTTCCTGGAGCTCCATTTTCGCTGGAGTCGTGACGTTTATCGCATTCTTAATTATGTTTAGTTTGATCGGTACTGCTATTGGCCTTGGGGTAACAGACGCTACTTCAAATGATCCATTTGCCGGTGTAGGAACCGGATTAGCCATTTGGGGCGTTTTGACACTGCTGATTTCGTTATTGGCAGCCGGATTTGTCACTGGGATCACGGCGGCGCGCGCTGGTTTGGTCCACGGATTCTTAACTTGGGCGACTAGCGTGATCATCCTGTTTGTACTATTAACATTCACGACCATCAACACATTCCAGACAGTCGGTTCGATTTTCGGCAGCGTCGGAAGCGCAGTCGGCCAAGGGGCTGGATCTGTCGCATCTACTGCCGGTGACGCAATTCAAAGTACATTCGACAACGTTACGGAAAACTTCTCTGGCGTTGATACGGCTGAATTGGAAGGCAATGTGAACGAAATCCTCGCTGATACGGATATTCCTGAATTGCAGCCTGGCTATTTGGAAGGCGAATTGGAAGAAAGCCGCAATGAAGTGCTTGATGCAGGGAAAGAGTTAGCTGTAAACCCTGAAAACTCAGATGCCATTCTTCAAGACCTAGGTGATTCCTTGACGGCCAGAGCCGAAGAAATCCAAGAGTCTGTCGATGAAGATGCCGTTGCGGAAGCTGTTGCTGCCAACACTGAATTAAGTGACGCAGAAGCAGAAGAAGCAACCAATAATATTGT
It encodes the following:
- a CDS encoding ATP-binding cassette domain-containing protein gives rise to the protein METRNVERQANGLAVEAAGLVKVYGKERAVDGVDLAIPRGTVYGFLGPNGAGKTTTIRMLATLIQPDSGSATIFGHDLKTESAAIKSRISLTGQYASIDEDLTGIENLVLISRLMGYTTKEAKQRAAELLSAFGLEQAAKRQVKKYSGGMRRRIDIAASIVVTPDLLFLDEPTTGLDPRSRNQVWEIVRALVQAGTTVLLTTQNLEEADQLADRIAVINQGKIIAEGTSSELKASVGTGTLNVQLLDAADQAQAAAILEQKLSVPVHVSTDGVTLSAQAKDSSIVAEALGELGKEKIGISDFSLGRPSLDEVFLTLTGQSASDQPTEEENS
- a CDS encoding protein phosphatase 2C domain-containing protein, encoding MKNSKEQMSFSWIGSEQSFVDQLDIQQIGPVTLGRFGGNSAAGQTKNEDGCMIWANAEEDWEFTVLLDAHQTAESAELVVAEIGGLEPSINEALKLPVKQAFSQLSEILLASFDSERFKAACSEVQGETAVLCTARKGKFLWWFSVGDCLLYLFHPELKALGEMQQNHRSFYEWIGKVNTFDLPVPCFSTGAKELRKGINHILLTTDGLVECPNTDFSDPLKVAKRFDAVSNAEGVTTLLEEVKEKNVRDSTTILSWMIEVESEATRPGNEPQ
- a CDS encoding ketoacyl-ACP synthase III, which encodes MSRSAARITAIGSYVPEKRLTNLDLEQLVETNDEWILQRTGIRERRIAGEHEFTSDISVSAVQDLAERYGKSFDDVDLIIACTMTPDFKTPSVAAMVQAKLNIPNAGAIDLNAACAGFSYGLQMANGLITSGLHKKILVIGAETFSKILDYGDRSTCILFGDGGGAVLVEHDADNPSFVESHMGTNGALANNLYCTDLAGEMFGEDLAARNVVWQNGREVYKWAVNTVPKGVNALMEKAGVAPSDVDWFVPHSANLRIIESICTRSGLSLDKTVYSLEYYGNTSAGSIPLSLAEGVKDGRIKAGDQLLLYGFGGGLTHAGMLVKWSI
- a CDS encoding ABC transporter permease, giving the protein MSVQIEHDKTAYEEVHPSNAIAGGRRPDPPNALASTMAFAHRALLRIKHVPEQMFDVTVFPIIFLLMFTYLFGGAIAGSTGEYLQFLLPGILVMTVSQITMYTGIDLNNDIRKGIFDRFRTLPIWLPSALVGALLVDVIRYSLASAIMIGLGLALGFRPEGGAMGVLGAVLVILLFSFSFSWIWTAAGIIMRSEKSLMMVSFLVVFPLTFVSNVFVDPSTLPSWLQGFVNINPISILATAVRGLMHGNGTWEQIGWVVVVSAIFVVIFAPLTMYLYRRKE
- a CDS encoding YrzE family protein; translated protein: MKTRRNFKSYLAPETDDAGRNISWSSIFAGVVTFIAFLIMFSLIGTAIGLGVTDATSNDPFAGVGTGLAIWGVLTLLISLLAAGFVTGITAARAGLVHGFLTWATSVIILFVLLTFTTINTFQTVGSIFGSVGSAVGQGAGSVASTAGDAIQSTFDNVTENFSGVDTAELEGNVNEILADTDIPELQPGYLEGELEESRNEVLDAGKELAVNPENSDAILQDLGDSLTARAEEIQESVDEDAVAEAVAANTELSDAEAEEATNNIVDGLNQATTEASQQIEDAQVALEDASQELESTIADVRQSTEEATQTASTISIWGFVALLLTMVVTSLAGIFGSSFVRKERTVNK